The Candidatus Zixiibacteriota bacterium genome has a segment encoding these proteins:
- a CDS encoding response regulator, translated as MADLKILAVDDSPTMRRIIINTLKRAGFQNVVEANDGKDALAKMKVEPVNFVITDWNMPEMDGLTFVTTLRSMEEYKNLPILMVTTRSVKDDILEAMKAGVNNYIVKPFTPDTLKEKIESILAG; from the coding sequence GTGGCGGACCTCAAGATACTTGCGGTTGATGACAGCCCTACCATGCGGCGCATCATAATCAACACGCTCAAGCGTGCCGGGTTTCAGAACGTGGTCGAGGCCAACGACGGCAAGGATGCGCTGGCCAAGATGAAGGTCGAGCCGGTGAATTTCGTGATCACCGACTGGAACATGCCGGAGATGGACGGACTGACGTTCGTGACGACGCTGCGGTCGATGGAAGAATACAAGAACCTTCCCATTCTGATGGTGACGACCCGTTCGGTCAAGGACGACATACTGGAAGCCATGAAGGCGGGGGTCAACAATTATATCGTCAAACCGTTCACGCCGGACACACTCAAAGAGAAAATTGAGTCCATCCTGGCAGGATAA
- a CDS encoding chemotaxis response regulator protein-glutamate methylesterase — MSIDKPIETIRILVVDDSAFMRKAISMMLESDPALKVVGTARDGEEGVEKVRLLKPDLVTMDIEMPRMDGLAALREIMLKCPTPVMMISSITTEGAEATLEALELGAVDFIPKQSSYVSLDIVKIRDDLLTKIKDIVKRKHRLMAMYRQRQFSRLASSTAAPVAAPPATRSYTHVSIDRPRVVGKRQHPIDIIAIGSSTGGPPALQKVIPALPGNLPVGVVIAQHMPPMFTKSLADRLNGLSKVSVREAVDGETLEPATVLIAPGGQHLTVKKRGTKALIRVSPEPKETLYHPCVDVLFNSVADEFARATMGVMLTGMGSNGLVGARNLKERGGVLIAQNEESCVVYGMPRAVIEANLADHITSIDTVSDELLSYF; from the coding sequence GTGAGCATCGACAAACCGATCGAAACCATCCGCATACTGGTCGTGGACGATTCCGCGTTCATGCGCAAAGCGATCAGCATGATGCTGGAGTCCGACCCGGCGTTGAAGGTGGTCGGCACGGCACGTGACGGGGAAGAGGGGGTGGAGAAGGTCCGCCTGCTCAAGCCCGATCTGGTAACGATGGATATCGAGATGCCGCGCATGGACGGGCTGGCGGCGCTTCGCGAAATCATGCTCAAGTGTCCCACGCCGGTGATGATGATCTCGTCGATTACAACCGAGGGGGCCGAGGCGACGCTGGAGGCGCTGGAGCTCGGAGCGGTTGACTTCATCCCCAAGCAAAGTTCGTATGTCAGTCTGGATATCGTCAAGATTCGGGACGATCTTCTGACGAAGATCAAGGACATCGTCAAACGGAAGCACCGCCTGATGGCGATGTACCGCCAGCGCCAGTTTTCGCGGCTGGCATCATCGACCGCCGCCCCGGTTGCAGCGCCCCCGGCGACGCGCAGTTATACGCATGTGTCGATCGACAGGCCCCGGGTGGTCGGCAAGCGGCAGCATCCGATCGATATAATTGCGATCGGTTCATCGACCGGCGGGCCGCCGGCGCTGCAGAAGGTGATTCCGGCCCTGCCGGGGAATCTGCCGGTAGGGGTTGTGATTGCACAGCACATGCCGCCGATGTTCACGAAGTCTCTTGCGGACCGATTGAACGGTTTGTCCAAGGTGAGCGTTCGCGAGGCGGTCGACGGTGAGACACTGGAGCCGGCGACCGTGTTGATTGCGCCGGGCGGTCAGCACCTGACAGTGAAAAAGCGCGGGACGAAGGCCCTGATTCGGGTGTCTCCGGAGCCGAAGGAGACACTGTATCATCCGTGTGTCGACGTGCTTTTCAATTCCGTGGCCGACGAATTCGCACGTGCGACGATGGGTGTGATGCTCACCGGCATGGGTTCAAACGGGCTGGTCGGCGCGCGCAATCTGAAGGAACGAGGCGGCGTCCTGATAGCGCAGAACGAGGAATCGTGCGTGGTGTACGGGATGCCGCGGGCGGTAATCGAAGCCAACCTTGCCGATCACATCACCTCGATTGATACGGTGTCCGACGAGCTGCTAAGCTATTTTTAG
- a CDS encoding chemotaxis protein CheA codes for MSSDMDIGLDDMKEIIDEFMVEADELINSLDTNLVTLETSPHDLDLLNEIFRAAHTIKGTSSFLGFDQVSSLTHRMEDVLNKLRKSEMVVTAEIMDLLLASVDILKQLLGNVREGNGETIDLTEITQRLEAAIGGQAASKAAPTAVRTAEVAPVAPVIEHTESYSEPEVVSEASASEPGTSPARRVGHERKATGDQTIRVDVNRLDSLMNLMGELVLGRNSLMQTVSKLGPEAGVEDFERVNQSAAAVNYITTELQLAVMKMRMQPVGKVFSRFPRQVRDLSRDAGKQIELIMSGEDTELDKSVIEEIGDPLVHLIRNSCDHGIEPPEERVAAGKPAKGTVWLSASQEGSNIVIKIRDDGRGLDVDAIRTKAVERGLAGRAEVDRMADREVFSYIFEAGFSTAKKITDVSGRGVGMDVVRTNIEKLNGMIELESARGEGTTISIKLPLTLAIIQGLLVESDGEVYILPLSSVHETVKTDHAQIYYVNQRPVFRLRDEIIPVVNMGGILRTQASGFTLTEKPYIVVVGLAEKKLGINIDRFLGQEEVVIKSLGDYLGGAEGIAGATILGDGRIRLIVDLIGLFNLARKVN; via the coding sequence ATGAGCAGCGATATGGATATCGGTCTCGACGACATGAAGGAGATAATCGACGAGTTTATGGTCGAGGCGGACGAACTGATCAATTCGCTGGATACCAATCTCGTGACACTGGAGACGTCGCCGCACGACCTGGATCTGCTCAACGAGATATTCCGCGCCGCCCACACGATCAAGGGAACGTCGAGCTTTCTCGGATTCGACCAGGTGTCAAGCCTGACGCACAGGATGGAAGACGTTCTCAACAAGCTGCGCAAGTCCGAGATGGTAGTGACGGCGGAAATCATGGACCTGCTGCTGGCGTCGGTGGACATTCTGAAGCAGCTGCTGGGCAACGTGCGAGAAGGCAACGGCGAGACGATCGATCTGACCGAGATAACACAGCGTCTGGAAGCTGCGATCGGCGGGCAGGCGGCATCGAAGGCCGCGCCGACGGCGGTCCGGACCGCGGAGGTTGCGCCGGTCGCGCCGGTAATAGAGCACACGGAATCGTACTCCGAGCCCGAGGTTGTCAGTGAGGCGTCCGCGAGCGAGCCGGGCACGTCACCGGCGCGCAGGGTTGGTCACGAGCGCAAGGCGACCGGCGACCAGACGATTCGGGTGGATGTCAACCGGCTCGATTCGCTGATGAACCTCATGGGCGAACTGGTGCTGGGCCGGAATTCGCTGATGCAGACGGTAAGCAAGCTTGGCCCGGAGGCCGGGGTTGAAGATTTCGAGCGTGTTAACCAGTCGGCGGCGGCGGTGAACTATATCACCACGGAACTGCAGTTGGCCGTCATGAAGATGCGCATGCAGCCGGTGGGAAAGGTCTTCAGCCGGTTTCCGCGGCAGGTTCGGGACCTGTCCCGCGACGCGGGCAAGCAGATCGAACTGATCATGTCCGGAGAGGACACCGAACTGGACAAGTCCGTGATCGAGGAGATTGGTGACCCGCTGGTGCACCTGATCCGGAATTCGTGCGATCACGGGATCGAGCCGCCCGAGGAGCGTGTCGCCGCCGGCAAGCCGGCGAAGGGCACGGTCTGGCTCAGCGCGAGTCAGGAAGGCTCCAATATCGTGATCAAGATCCGTGACGACGGTCGCGGGCTGGATGTTGATGCGATCCGCACGAAGGCGGTCGAGCGCGGTCTCGCCGGTCGCGCGGAGGTGGACAGGATGGCCGACCGGGAGGTGTTCTCTTACATCTTCGAGGCGGGTTTCTCCACGGCGAAGAAGATAACGGATGTGTCCGGACGGGGGGTCGGGATGGACGTCGTTCGGACCAATATCGAGAAGCTCAACGGCATGATCGAGCTGGAGTCGGCGCGGGGTGAAGGGACGACGATTTCGATCAAGCTGCCGCTCACCCTGGCGATTATCCAGGGGCTTCTGGTTGAATCCGACGGCGAGGTATACATACTGCCGCTCTCGTCGGTGCACGAGACGGTCAAAACGGACCACGCGCAGATTTACTATGTCAACCAGCGGCCGGTATTCCGGCTGCGCGACGAAATCATTCCGGTGGTCAATATGGGCGGCATCCTTCGGACGCAGGCATCGGGTTTCACCCTGACCGAAAAGCCGTATATCGTGGTGGTCGGCCTGGCCGAGAAGAAGCTCGGTATCAATATCGATCGCTTCCTCGGTCAGGAAGAGGTGGTGATCAAGTCGCTCGGAGACTATTTGGGCGGGGCCGAGGGAATCGCGGGGGCGACGATCCTCGGTGACGGACGCATTCGGCTGATTGTCGATCTGATCGGGCTGTTCAATCTGGCCCGGAAAGTCAACTGA
- a CDS encoding response regulator codes for MSRPSIMVVDDELLIRDLLYDFFTGQGWEITVAESGAKALEMLRQKPADLVLSDIKMPQMDGLQLAGELRRAYPGMPVVLMTGYPSVDSAVSALRARVEDYVIKPFNINQLFKLIEATVHKDGR; via the coding sequence ATGAGCCGGCCGTCAATCATGGTCGTCGATGACGAGTTGCTGATTCGCGACCTGTTATACGACTTTTTCACTGGCCAGGGCTGGGAGATCACGGTGGCCGAGAGCGGCGCGAAAGCGCTGGAGATGCTCCGGCAGAAGCCGGCAGACCTGGTCCTGAGCGATATTAAGATGCCGCAGATGGACGGTCTGCAGCTGGCAGGTGAACTTCGGCGCGCCTATCCCGGTATGCCGGTCGTGTTGATGACCGGGTATCCGTCGGTGGACTCGGCGGTATCGGCGCTTCGCGCGCGGGTGGAGGATTATGTCATCAAGCCGTTCAATATCAATCAGCTGTTCAAGCTGATCGAAGCGACCGTCCACAAAGACGGCCGGTAG
- a CDS encoding sigma-54 dependent transcriptional regulator, with protein MTYSVLVVDDDSLVNEFLVETIQRAGYACRSVLSGEEALDAIREQPYDIVLTDLKMKQMDGITLLEHIRQHTPEAVVVMMTAYGSVETAVDAIKKGAHDFLLKPVLPDTLEHILQRITEMLNLKAENAVLKRDLAYRFQNIIGKSGAMKEIFDRIQTIADARATVLITGDSGTGKEMVARAIHYTSNRREMPFIRLNCAVLPENLVESELFGYEKGAFTDAKKTTRGRFELADGGTLLLDEISEMPLNLQAKLLRVIQEREFERVGSSQTIQVDVRLVATSNRNLKEEIASGRFREDLFYRLDVVPIHIPTLAERKEDIPLLATHFVQKSNEQNGRSVKGIDDNALKLLMKYNWPGNVRQLENYIERAVITCREDYLTEDDFPASLAYGEAGNGAGLQVPMTLEDGKRYLILKTLEKCQGNKTRAAEMLGITTRTIRNILKDFDGEPADMVESGTN; from the coding sequence ATGACGTATTCGGTTCTGGTAGTCGACGACGACAGCCTGGTCAACGAGTTTCTCGTGGAGACGATCCAGCGGGCGGGGTACGCCTGCCGGTCGGTGTTGTCCGGTGAAGAGGCACTCGATGCGATCAGGGAACAGCCGTATGATATCGTCCTGACGGATCTGAAGATGAAGCAGATGGACGGCATCACGCTATTAGAGCACATTCGTCAGCACACGCCGGAGGCAGTGGTGGTGATGATGACCGCGTACGGGTCGGTGGAGACGGCGGTGGACGCGATCAAGAAGGGCGCGCACGACTTTCTGCTGAAGCCGGTCCTGCCGGATACGCTGGAACACATTCTTCAGCGAATCACCGAGATGCTCAATTTGAAGGCGGAGAACGCGGTCCTGAAGCGTGACCTGGCGTATCGATTCCAGAACATTATCGGTAAGTCCGGGGCGATGAAGGAGATATTCGACCGCATCCAGACGATCGCCGACGCGCGGGCAACGGTGTTGATTACGGGCGATTCCGGAACCGGCAAGGAGATGGTGGCCAGAGCGATACATTACACCTCCAACCGTCGGGAGATGCCGTTTATCCGATTGAACTGCGCCGTGCTGCCGGAGAATCTGGTGGAATCCGAGTTGTTCGGGTACGAGAAAGGCGCGTTTACGGATGCGAAGAAGACGACCCGTGGTCGGTTCGAGCTGGCGGACGGCGGCACGCTGTTGCTGGACGAGATTTCGGAGATGCCGCTCAATCTGCAGGCGAAGCTTTTGCGCGTAATCCAGGAGCGTGAGTTCGAGCGGGTGGGGTCGTCGCAGACGATCCAGGTGGACGTGCGGCTGGTAGCGACCTCGAACCGCAACCTGAAGGAAGAGATAGCGTCGGGCCGGTTCCGCGAGGACTTGTTCTACCGGCTGGATGTGGTGCCGATCCATATCCCGACGCTGGCAGAGCGGAAAGAGGACATTCCGCTTCTGGCGACTCACTTTGTCCAGAAAAGCAACGAGCAGAACGGGCGGTCGGTCAAGGGGATCGACGACAATGCGCTCAAGCTGCTGATGAAATACAACTGGCCGGGCAATGTCCGGCAGCTGGAGAACTATATCGAACGGGCGGTCATAACGTGCCGCGAGGACTATTTGACCGAAGACGATTTTCCGGCCAGTCTGGCGTACGGCGAGGCCGGAAACGGCGCGGGGCTGCAGGTTCCGATGACGCTCGAGGACGGCAAGCGCTACCTGATTCTCAAGACGCTTGAGAAGTGTCAGGGGAACAAGACGCGGGCGGCGGAGATGCTGGGTATCACGACGCGAACGATACGCAATATTCTCAAGGATTTCGACGGCGAGCCGGCCGACATGGTCGAGTCCGGCACCAACTGA
- a CDS encoding protein-glutamate O-methyltransferase CheR: MITGQTPDLQMTPEEFTMIRDFIHERSGIFFAENKMYLVKNRLQKRMEQLDIKSVRDYFYHVKYDLSLKEFNILMDLVTTNETSFYRNEPQLLSFSEEALPLIVKDKTAEGSRSIRIWSAGCSSGEEPYTLAIMIKEKPLLAGWNVEIFASDISEEILQKARHGEYQGLTLRNVPSYLLAKHFTKSGESYRVNPEVKALVKYSQLNLNDQRKVSFMNNMDAIFCRNVMIYFSDEVKKQLVRGFFNNLRPGGYLYIGHSETLHGISKAFKLVYFKNALVYQKEASESAATKSGAVSTARTAAAPRGEGGGASRALDLLSKIKQPAAAGK, encoded by the coding sequence ATGATTACCGGTCAGACGCCAGACCTTCAGATGACGCCGGAAGAATTCACGATGATTCGTGATTTCATTCACGAGCGCAGCGGCATCTTCTTCGCAGAGAACAAGATGTATCTCGTGAAGAACCGTCTGCAGAAGCGGATGGAGCAACTCGACATCAAATCCGTGCGCGACTATTTCTATCACGTCAAGTACGACCTGTCGCTCAAGGAATTCAATATTTTGATGGACCTGGTCACGACCAACGAGACCAGTTTCTATCGCAACGAGCCGCAGTTGCTGTCGTTTTCGGAGGAAGCACTGCCGCTGATCGTGAAGGACAAGACGGCGGAGGGGAGTCGTTCGATTCGGATCTGGTCGGCCGGGTGTTCGTCGGGCGAGGAGCCGTACACGCTGGCGATCATGATCAAGGAGAAGCCGCTTCTGGCGGGCTGGAATGTCGAGATTTTCGCATCGGACATTTCCGAGGAGATTCTGCAGAAGGCGCGTCACGGGGAGTACCAGGGGCTGACGCTACGGAACGTGCCGTCATATCTTCTGGCGAAGCACTTCACGAAATCGGGGGAGAGCTACCGGGTCAATCCGGAGGTGAAGGCGCTGGTGAAGTATTCGCAGTTGAACCTGAATGACCAGCGCAAGGTGTCGTTCATGAACAACATGGACGCGATATTTTGTCGGAACGTGATGATTTACTTTTCCGACGAGGTGAAAAAGCAGCTCGTGCGGGGCTTTTTCAACAACCTTCGTCCGGGCGGTTACCTGTATATCGGGCATTCCGAGACGCTGCACGGCATATCGAAAGCGTTCAAGCTGGTGTATTTCAAGAACGCGCTAGTGTACCAGAAAGAGGCGTCCGAATCGGCCGCGACCAAATCTGGCGCGGTATCAACGGCGCGCACGGCGGCGGCGCCTCGGGGCGAGGGGGGCGGCGCGAGCCGGGCGCTGGACCTGTTGAGCAAGATCAAGCAGCCGGCGGCCGCGGGAAAATGA
- a CDS encoding protein phosphatase CheZ, giving the protein MSGPETLQAKIQREISELSEAVIKVVDSFRQVKNPLVESQEKVPMATDQLDKISEQTEAAAHQMLDRVERITQREEEIIAGLGEIRKGVDGGSHEQVVGVIDAIRSKAETNLNDAYMIMDALQFQDITAQQMNHAASLLEDIEEKLKRIVAALNGQGAEIGDDQGDVREKRLRVFDPHADFADKRTEQEDIDSLFEREKKRR; this is encoded by the coding sequence ATGTCCGGCCCAGAAACGCTTCAGGCCAAGATACAGCGCGAGATCAGCGAGCTATCCGAAGCCGTCATCAAGGTAGTCGACAGTTTCCGGCAGGTGAAAAACCCGCTGGTCGAGTCGCAGGAAAAGGTGCCGATGGCCACGGACCAACTCGACAAGATCAGCGAGCAGACCGAGGCGGCGGCGCACCAGATGCTCGACAGGGTGGAGCGTATCACCCAGCGCGAGGAGGAGATCATCGCGGGTCTCGGCGAGATCCGCAAGGGGGTCGACGGGGGGAGCCACGAACAGGTAGTCGGGGTGATCGACGCCATCCGGAGCAAGGCGGAAACGAATTTGAACGACGCATACATGATCATGGACGCCCTGCAGTTTCAGGATATCACGGCCCAGCAGATGAACCACGCGGCATCGCTGCTGGAAGATATCGAGGAGAAGCTCAAGCGGATAGTCGCGGCGCTCAACGGTCAGGGTGCAGAGATCGGCGACGACCAGGGCGACGTCAGAGAGAAGCGGCTGCGGGTGTTCGATCCCCACGCCGATTTTGCGGACAAACGGACCGAGCAGGAAGATATCGATTCACTGTTCGAGCGTGAGAAGAAACGGCGCTGA
- a CDS encoding HEAT repeat domain-containing protein has protein sequence MSTVIDRIGELLSQLQSPDYFEREEAVKELGTYTEDEAVAGLVIAMEDPDLGIRELAADFLSRLNGATAVQLLIRFLGHDDIGTRNLASEILVKIGEDAVLPLIDHLTADDHDVRKFICDILGLIGDERAVEALCERLWDDNGNVVCSAAEALGEIGSPRAVRHLLAVYEKIEDVRLQAVEALGKIGDQSALESLYTCMRSSDPMITYAAVEAIGAIGAMDSVEQLMPMLNNADRLIAEATMMAIIRISERHNGRMEVDLPLNEFQQFLFDGIRNRNEDVTRFTLGRLTHWYGSDVIKGLLDVVDYVDEETLTEVTTILGQVGPSAARFMTEKLKTASTGLKLKLLDVIKQFADENLAVELMPLASDPDPEVRQRVAHVLGISGHTEAVTTLARLTSDPIGHVRSAAYSALGWLCTESQADLLFAGLDDRYPDVRDSAMGALIVIGGRSVVKRFTRDLNHDDPERQRLAVTALGWIGEADVVEPLLSAINNADPAIRRSALNSLTRIGDVENIGPIVTALSDENSAVRKAAVTALLTLRGEEAINDVRLLLEDEDVWVKYHVISTIGELGTRRLGEYVMPYLDDDQDIIRIAAAKALAQLGNRSALPALERLRDERNPDLAAAAQMAVDQLGGRT, from the coding sequence ATGAGTACAGTCATAGACCGGATCGGGGAGCTGCTGTCGCAATTGCAGTCGCCCGATTACTTCGAGCGCGAAGAAGCCGTCAAGGAGCTGGGGACCTATACCGAGGATGAGGCGGTCGCCGGGCTGGTGATCGCGATGGAAGACCCTGATCTCGGTATTCGCGAGCTGGCGGCGGATTTTCTGTCGCGGCTTAACGGCGCGACGGCCGTACAGCTTCTCATCAGGTTTTTAGGTCACGACGATATCGGCACCCGCAACCTCGCGTCGGAGATTCTCGTGAAGATCGGTGAGGACGCGGTGCTGCCGCTGATCGATCATCTCACGGCGGACGATCACGACGTTCGCAAGTTCATCTGCGATATCCTCGGTCTGATCGGCGACGAGCGGGCGGTGGAGGCGTTGTGTGAGCGGTTGTGGGACGACAACGGGAACGTGGTCTGTTCGGCAGCCGAGGCGCTGGGCGAGATCGGTTCGCCGCGGGCCGTCAGGCACCTGCTGGCGGTGTACGAGAAGATCGAGGACGTTCGCCTGCAGGCGGTCGAGGCGCTCGGCAAGATCGGCGATCAGTCGGCGCTGGAGTCGTTGTATACCTGCATGCGTTCATCCGATCCGATGATTACGTACGCGGCGGTGGAAGCGATCGGCGCGATCGGCGCGATGGATTCGGTTGAGCAGCTTATGCCCATGTTGAACAACGCCGACCGACTCATTGCGGAAGCGACGATGATGGCGATAATCCGGATCAGCGAACGGCACAACGGGCGGATGGAGGTCGATCTGCCGCTCAACGAGTTTCAGCAGTTCCTGTTCGACGGGATACGCAACCGCAACGAGGATGTCACGCGATTTACACTGGGTCGCCTGACGCACTGGTACGGCAGCGACGTTATCAAGGGTCTGCTTGACGTGGTAGACTACGTGGACGAAGAGACGCTGACGGAGGTGACGACGATTCTCGGACAGGTCGGGCCGAGTGCGGCGCGATTCATGACCGAGAAGCTGAAAACGGCCTCGACGGGCCTGAAGCTGAAGCTGCTGGACGTGATCAAGCAGTTCGCGGACGAAAATCTGGCGGTGGAATTGATGCCGCTGGCGAGCGATCCCGACCCGGAGGTACGACAGCGGGTGGCGCACGTGCTGGGGATATCCGGCCATACCGAGGCCGTGACGACACTTGCGCGGCTGACCAGTGATCCGATCGGTCATGTCCGTTCCGCGGCGTACTCCGCTCTCGGATGGTTATGCACGGAGTCGCAGGCGGACCTTTTGTTTGCGGGACTTGACGATCGGTATCCCGACGTACGCGATTCCGCGATGGGCGCGTTGATCGTGATCGGGGGCCGGTCGGTGGTGAAGCGTTTTACGCGTGATTTGAACCACGACGATCCGGAACGGCAGCGACTGGCGGTGACGGCGCTGGGCTGGATAGGCGAGGCGGACGTCGTGGAGCCGCTGTTGTCGGCGATCAACAATGCGGATCCGGCGATCCGGCGTTCGGCGCTCAATTCGCTGACGCGGATCGGCGACGTGGAGAATATCGGACCGATCGTGACGGCGTTGTCGGACGAGAATTCCGCCGTACGCAAGGCGGCGGTGACGGCGCTTCTGACGCTTCGCGGCGAGGAGGCGATCAACGACGTACGCCTGCTGCTCGAAGACGAGGACGTGTGGGTGAAGTATCACGTGATCAGCACGATCGGAGAGCTGGGGACGCGTCGGCTGGGCGAGTACGTGATGCCGTACCTGGACGACGACCAGGACATTATACGGATCGCCGCCGCCAAGGCGCTGGCGCAGCTGGGCAACCGGTCGGCGCTGCCGGCGCTGGAGCGTTTGCGGGACGAGCGGAATCCGGATCTCGCCGCCGCGGCGCAGATGGCGGTCGATCAGCTGGGAGGCCGTACATGA
- a CDS encoding ATP-binding protein: protein MEERYSPAAFPAMEGDEISRFTESYASFSRVVNSLQRQYITLKDEFAAQNRLLAETNGKLLDATQRNLKATSFLHNILDAITAGVVAVDMDGRVTHFNPAAERLLGLSARDVVGRQYRELLPPGQPSDANALRAAESGKAVSGIDKVWQSADGGRLMVSVSTAILHDDDDRPTGAIEVFHDLTKMKQMEQELARLNTLAALGEMAATIAHEVRNPLTGISGFAAFLKRDLAPDDPRQKLVAKISRGVESLNQTVTSLLNYTRFDEVNSEPVDFGTFVRRTVEQFRYDQPELARGVKFDIRSQVADDGAAVLVTCDPMLLRQMMFNLFTNAIEAHDDKPVITIRFRKLPRTTAARDYGGRLILAQDQTAVEVTVADNGPGVPEGQREKLFAPFFTTKPGGNGLGLAMAWKIMKAHGGDIFADNGASGGAVFTLLLPVRIETPSATPTWSHEA, encoded by the coding sequence ATGGAAGAGCGCTACAGCCCGGCTGCATTTCCTGCCATGGAGGGCGACGAGATCAGCCGTTTCACCGAGTCCTACGCATCGTTCAGTCGTGTCGTTAACTCATTGCAGCGTCAATACATAACCCTGAAGGACGAGTTCGCCGCACAGAACCGTCTGCTCGCCGAGACCAACGGGAAGTTGCTGGATGCGACACAGCGCAATCTGAAGGCGACGTCGTTTCTTCACAACATCCTTGATGCAATCACGGCGGGAGTGGTGGCGGTCGATATGGACGGCCGGGTGACGCATTTCAATCCGGCGGCGGAGCGGCTGCTTGGCCTGAGCGCCCGTGATGTGGTTGGCCGGCAGTACCGCGAGCTGTTGCCACCGGGCCAGCCGAGCGATGCCAATGCATTGCGGGCGGCCGAATCCGGGAAGGCGGTGTCCGGAATCGACAAGGTGTGGCAGTCGGCCGACGGGGGACGACTGATGGTATCGGTATCGACGGCGATCCTGCATGACGACGACGATCGGCCCACCGGGGCGATCGAAGTCTTTCATGACCTGACGAAGATGAAGCAGATGGAACAGGAGCTGGCGCGGTTGAACACGCTGGCGGCGCTGGGGGAGATGGCGGCGACGATCGCGCATGAGGTTCGGAATCCGCTGACGGGGATCAGCGGTTTCGCGGCATTTTTGAAGCGGGATCTGGCGCCGGACGATCCGCGCCAGAAGCTGGTGGCGAAGATATCGCGGGGGGTGGAATCGCTCAACCAGACGGTGACATCGCTTCTGAATTACACGCGATTCGACGAGGTCAACAGCGAGCCGGTCGATTTCGGGACGTTTGTCCGCCGCACGGTGGAGCAGTTTCGCTACGATCAGCCGGAGCTGGCGCGGGGGGTGAAATTTGACATTCGCTCGCAGGTCGCCGACGACGGAGCCGCCGTGCTGGTGACGTGCGACCCGATGCTCCTGCGGCAGATGATGTTCAACCTGTTCACGAACGCCATAGAGGCGCACGACGACAAGCCGGTCATCACGATCCGATTCCGGAAGCTGCCACGCACGACAGCGGCGCGTGATTACGGCGGCCGGCTGATACTGGCGCAGGACCAGACGGCGGTAGAGGTCACGGTTGCGGACAACGGCCCGGGGGTGCCCGAGGGACAGCGGGAGAAGCTGTTTGCGCCGTTTTTCACGACCAAGCCGGGCGGCAACGGCCTGGGCCTGGCGATGGCCTGGAAGATCATGAAAGCACACGGTGGTGACATATTTGCAGATAACGGCGCGTCGGGCGGCGCGGTGTTCACCTTATTGCTGCCTGTACGGATCGAAACACCCTCGGCGACGCCGACCTGGTCTCACGAAGCATAG
- a CDS encoding response regulator — MSQTILVVDDSPTVVKFVSFSLKSGGYNVVTACDGMDAIEKLSNLAESVDLVITDLNMPNLDGYGLIETLRSNDQHRETPIIILSSEEGEADRQRGIEVGATSYLVKPFKSQLLLSEVSKYLK; from the coding sequence ATGAGTCAGACAATTCTCGTCGTCGATGATTCTCCGACTGTCGTGAAGTTCGTGAGTTTCTCCCTGAAGAGCGGCGGTTACAACGTGGTGACCGCCTGCGACGGCATGGACGCAATCGAGAAGCTGTCGAACCTGGCGGAGAGCGTAGATCTCGTGATAACCGACCTGAATATGCCGAACCTCGACGGGTACGGGCTGATCGAGACTCTTCGGAGCAACGATCAGCACCGCGAGACGCCGATCATCATATTGTCTTCGGAAGAGGGCGAAGCGGATCGGCAGCGGGGCATCGAGGTGGGCGCGACTTCGTATCTGGTGAAGCCGTTCAAGTCGCAGTTGCTGTTGTCCGAGGTTTCGAAGTACCTGAAGTGA